Proteins from one Falco naumanni isolate bFalNau1 chromosome 2, bFalNau1.pat, whole genome shotgun sequence genomic window:
- the KCNJ15 gene encoding ATP-sensitive inward rectifier potassium channel 15 isoform X2 — protein sequence MSLFRALKKTCSVIKKSLFSRETTEAVRMETTKINMSRIPLVNGGIDTAMLKAHKPRVMSKSGHSNVRIDKVDGIYLLYLQDLWTTVIDMKWRYKLTLFAATFVMTWFLFGVIYYAIAFLHGDLEINKFTPKREPCVKNVDSLTGAFLFSLESQTTIGYGFRFITEECPHAIFLLVAQLVITTLIEIFITGTFLAKIARPKKRAETIKFSHCAVITKHNGELCLVIRVANMRKSLLIQCQLSGKLLQTYETKEGERILLNQASVKFNVDSSSESPFLILPLTFYHILDESSPLRDLTPQNLKEKDFELVVLLNATVESTSAVCQSRTSYIPEEIHWGYEFVPVVSLSPNGKYVADFSQFEKIRRSTDSTFYSMDSEKQKLEEKYRQEDQRERELRTMLLQQSNV from the exons ATGTCTCTCTTCAGGGCATTAAAGAAAACCTGCTCAGTAATCAAAAAGAGCCTCTTCTCTAGAGAAAC GACTGAAGCAGTGAGAATGGAAACCACGAAGATTAATATGTCCCGCATCCCACTGGTTAACGGAGGCATCGACACTGCCATGCTCAAGGCACACAAGCCCCGTGTGATGTCCAAAAGTGGTCACAGCAACGTGCGGATAGACAAAGTTGATGGCATTTACCTACTCTACCTTCAAGATTTGTGGACTACAGTTATAGACATGAAGTGGAGGTACAAACTCACCTTATTTGCTGCTACTTTTGTTATGACCTGGTTCCTTTTTGGAGTTATCTACTATGCCATTGCATTCCTTCATGGTGATTTAGAAATAAACAAGTTCACTCCAAAGCGCGAGCCATGCGTCAAGAATGTAGACTCTCTCACGGGGGCATTCCTGTTCTCCCTGGAGTCACAAACAACCATTGGCTATGGATTTCGTTTCATTACAGAGGAGTGTCCTCATGCCATTTTCTTACTTGTGGCCCAGCTGGTCATCACCACCTTGATTGAAATCTTCATCACAGGTACCTTTCTGGCCAAAATTGCAAGACCTAAAAAAAGGGCAGAGACTATTAAATTCAGCCACTGTGCCGTCATCACTAAACATAATGGAGAACTTTGCCTGGTGATCAGAGTAGCAAATATGAGGAAGAGCCTTTTGATACAGTGTCAGCTCTCTGGGAAGCTTCTCCAGACATATGAAACGAAAGAAGGGGAGCGGATCCTGCTGAATCAAGCCAGTGTCAAGTTCAATGTTGACTCCTCTTCAGAGAGTCCATTTCTCATTTTGCCCTTAACCTTCTACCACATTTTGGATGAAAGCAGCCCTTTGAGAGATCTCACACCTCAAAATCTCAAGGAGAAAGACTTTGAGCTTGTGGTGCTCCTGAATGCCACTGTGGAGTCCACCAGTGCTGTCTGCCAAAGCAGGACTTCCTACATCCCTGAGGAGATCCACTGGGGCTACGAGTTCGTGCCTGTGGTTTCTCTGTCTCCAAATGGAAAGTACGTTGCAGATTTCAGTCAGTTTGAGAAGATTAGGAGAAGCACAGATTCTACTTTTTATAGTATGGACTCCGAGAAACAAAAACTAGAGGAGAAATACAGGCAGGAGGATCAAAGAGAGAGGGAACTGAGAACGATGTTGTTACAGCAGAGCAATGTTTGA
- the KCNJ15 gene encoding ATP-sensitive inward rectifier potassium channel 15 isoform X4 — protein sequence MKQEHFCMYASWLRLLNNVVSGSSVNVLVISLAAGIALISRYSWLVVWTEAVRMETTKINMSRIPLVNGGIDTAMLKAHKPRVMSKSGHSNVRIDKVDGIYLLYLQDLWTTVIDMKWRYKLTLFAATFVMTWFLFGVIYYAIAFLHGDLEINKFTPKREPCVKNVDSLTGAFLFSLESQTTIGYGFRFITEECPHAIFLLVAQLVITTLIEIFITGTFLAKIARPKKRAETIKFSHCAVITKHNGELCLVIRVANMRKSLLIQCQLSGKLLQTYETKEGERILLNQASVKFNVDSSSESPFLILPLTFYHILDESSPLRDLTPQNLKEKDFELVVLLNATVESTSAVCQSRTSYIPEEIHWGYEFVPVVSLSPNGKYVADFSQFEKIRRSTDSTFYSMDSEKQKLEEKYRQEDQRERELRTMLLQQSNV from the exons ATGAAACAGGAACATTTTTGCATGTATGCAAGCTGGCTTCGACTTCTTAATAATGTGGTCTCTGGAAGCAGTGTTAATGTGCTTGTTATATCCCTGGCTGCTGGAATTGCCTTAATATCAAGGTATTCATGGTTGGTGGTTTG GACTGAAGCAGTGAGAATGGAAACCACGAAGATTAATATGTCCCGCATCCCACTGGTTAACGGAGGCATCGACACTGCCATGCTCAAGGCACACAAGCCCCGTGTGATGTCCAAAAGTGGTCACAGCAACGTGCGGATAGACAAAGTTGATGGCATTTACCTACTCTACCTTCAAGATTTGTGGACTACAGTTATAGACATGAAGTGGAGGTACAAACTCACCTTATTTGCTGCTACTTTTGTTATGACCTGGTTCCTTTTTGGAGTTATCTACTATGCCATTGCATTCCTTCATGGTGATTTAGAAATAAACAAGTTCACTCCAAAGCGCGAGCCATGCGTCAAGAATGTAGACTCTCTCACGGGGGCATTCCTGTTCTCCCTGGAGTCACAAACAACCATTGGCTATGGATTTCGTTTCATTACAGAGGAGTGTCCTCATGCCATTTTCTTACTTGTGGCCCAGCTGGTCATCACCACCTTGATTGAAATCTTCATCACAGGTACCTTTCTGGCCAAAATTGCAAGACCTAAAAAAAGGGCAGAGACTATTAAATTCAGCCACTGTGCCGTCATCACTAAACATAATGGAGAACTTTGCCTGGTGATCAGAGTAGCAAATATGAGGAAGAGCCTTTTGATACAGTGTCAGCTCTCTGGGAAGCTTCTCCAGACATATGAAACGAAAGAAGGGGAGCGGATCCTGCTGAATCAAGCCAGTGTCAAGTTCAATGTTGACTCCTCTTCAGAGAGTCCATTTCTCATTTTGCCCTTAACCTTCTACCACATTTTGGATGAAAGCAGCCCTTTGAGAGATCTCACACCTCAAAATCTCAAGGAGAAAGACTTTGAGCTTGTGGTGCTCCTGAATGCCACTGTGGAGTCCACCAGTGCTGTCTGCCAAAGCAGGACTTCCTACATCCCTGAGGAGATCCACTGGGGCTACGAGTTCGTGCCTGTGGTTTCTCTGTCTCCAAATGGAAAGTACGTTGCAGATTTCAGTCAGTTTGAGAAGATTAGGAGAAGCACAGATTCTACTTTTTATAGTATGGACTCCGAGAAACAAAAACTAGAGGAGAAATACAGGCAGGAGGATCAAAGAGAGAGGGAACTGAGAACGATGTTGTTACAGCAGAGCAATGTTTGA
- the KCNJ15 gene encoding ATP-sensitive inward rectifier potassium channel 15 isoform X1: protein MDWCGKQDFPKCGAASTCVPKSDHRRRWRTEAVRMETTKINMSRIPLVNGGIDTAMLKAHKPRVMSKSGHSNVRIDKVDGIYLLYLQDLWTTVIDMKWRYKLTLFAATFVMTWFLFGVIYYAIAFLHGDLEINKFTPKREPCVKNVDSLTGAFLFSLESQTTIGYGFRFITEECPHAIFLLVAQLVITTLIEIFITGTFLAKIARPKKRAETIKFSHCAVITKHNGELCLVIRVANMRKSLLIQCQLSGKLLQTYETKEGERILLNQASVKFNVDSSSESPFLILPLTFYHILDESSPLRDLTPQNLKEKDFELVVLLNATVESTSAVCQSRTSYIPEEIHWGYEFVPVVSLSPNGKYVADFSQFEKIRRSTDSTFYSMDSEKQKLEEKYRQEDQRERELRTMLLQQSNV from the exons CAAGACTTCCCGAAGTGTGGGGCTGCTTCCACTTGTGTTCCCAAATCTGACCATCGAAGGAGGTGGAG GACTGAAGCAGTGAGAATGGAAACCACGAAGATTAATATGTCCCGCATCCCACTGGTTAACGGAGGCATCGACACTGCCATGCTCAAGGCACACAAGCCCCGTGTGATGTCCAAAAGTGGTCACAGCAACGTGCGGATAGACAAAGTTGATGGCATTTACCTACTCTACCTTCAAGATTTGTGGACTACAGTTATAGACATGAAGTGGAGGTACAAACTCACCTTATTTGCTGCTACTTTTGTTATGACCTGGTTCCTTTTTGGAGTTATCTACTATGCCATTGCATTCCTTCATGGTGATTTAGAAATAAACAAGTTCACTCCAAAGCGCGAGCCATGCGTCAAGAATGTAGACTCTCTCACGGGGGCATTCCTGTTCTCCCTGGAGTCACAAACAACCATTGGCTATGGATTTCGTTTCATTACAGAGGAGTGTCCTCATGCCATTTTCTTACTTGTGGCCCAGCTGGTCATCACCACCTTGATTGAAATCTTCATCACAGGTACCTTTCTGGCCAAAATTGCAAGACCTAAAAAAAGGGCAGAGACTATTAAATTCAGCCACTGTGCCGTCATCACTAAACATAATGGAGAACTTTGCCTGGTGATCAGAGTAGCAAATATGAGGAAGAGCCTTTTGATACAGTGTCAGCTCTCTGGGAAGCTTCTCCAGACATATGAAACGAAAGAAGGGGAGCGGATCCTGCTGAATCAAGCCAGTGTCAAGTTCAATGTTGACTCCTCTTCAGAGAGTCCATTTCTCATTTTGCCCTTAACCTTCTACCACATTTTGGATGAAAGCAGCCCTTTGAGAGATCTCACACCTCAAAATCTCAAGGAGAAAGACTTTGAGCTTGTGGTGCTCCTGAATGCCACTGTGGAGTCCACCAGTGCTGTCTGCCAAAGCAGGACTTCCTACATCCCTGAGGAGATCCACTGGGGCTACGAGTTCGTGCCTGTGGTTTCTCTGTCTCCAAATGGAAAGTACGTTGCAGATTTCAGTCAGTTTGAGAAGATTAGGAGAAGCACAGATTCTACTTTTTATAGTATGGACTCCGAGAAACAAAAACTAGAGGAGAAATACAGGCAGGAGGATCAAAGAGAGAGGGAACTGAGAACGATGTTGTTACAGCAGAGCAATGTTTGA
- the KCNJ15 gene encoding ATP-sensitive inward rectifier potassium channel 15 isoform X3, with amino-acid sequence METTKINMSRIPLVNGGIDTAMLKAHKPRVMSKSGHSNVRIDKVDGIYLLYLQDLWTTVIDMKWRYKLTLFAATFVMTWFLFGVIYYAIAFLHGDLEINKFTPKREPCVKNVDSLTGAFLFSLESQTTIGYGFRFITEECPHAIFLLVAQLVITTLIEIFITGTFLAKIARPKKRAETIKFSHCAVITKHNGELCLVIRVANMRKSLLIQCQLSGKLLQTYETKEGERILLNQASVKFNVDSSSESPFLILPLTFYHILDESSPLRDLTPQNLKEKDFELVVLLNATVESTSAVCQSRTSYIPEEIHWGYEFVPVVSLSPNGKYVADFSQFEKIRRSTDSTFYSMDSEKQKLEEKYRQEDQRERELRTMLLQQSNV; translated from the coding sequence ATGGAAACCACGAAGATTAATATGTCCCGCATCCCACTGGTTAACGGAGGCATCGACACTGCCATGCTCAAGGCACACAAGCCCCGTGTGATGTCCAAAAGTGGTCACAGCAACGTGCGGATAGACAAAGTTGATGGCATTTACCTACTCTACCTTCAAGATTTGTGGACTACAGTTATAGACATGAAGTGGAGGTACAAACTCACCTTATTTGCTGCTACTTTTGTTATGACCTGGTTCCTTTTTGGAGTTATCTACTATGCCATTGCATTCCTTCATGGTGATTTAGAAATAAACAAGTTCACTCCAAAGCGCGAGCCATGCGTCAAGAATGTAGACTCTCTCACGGGGGCATTCCTGTTCTCCCTGGAGTCACAAACAACCATTGGCTATGGATTTCGTTTCATTACAGAGGAGTGTCCTCATGCCATTTTCTTACTTGTGGCCCAGCTGGTCATCACCACCTTGATTGAAATCTTCATCACAGGTACCTTTCTGGCCAAAATTGCAAGACCTAAAAAAAGGGCAGAGACTATTAAATTCAGCCACTGTGCCGTCATCACTAAACATAATGGAGAACTTTGCCTGGTGATCAGAGTAGCAAATATGAGGAAGAGCCTTTTGATACAGTGTCAGCTCTCTGGGAAGCTTCTCCAGACATATGAAACGAAAGAAGGGGAGCGGATCCTGCTGAATCAAGCCAGTGTCAAGTTCAATGTTGACTCCTCTTCAGAGAGTCCATTTCTCATTTTGCCCTTAACCTTCTACCACATTTTGGATGAAAGCAGCCCTTTGAGAGATCTCACACCTCAAAATCTCAAGGAGAAAGACTTTGAGCTTGTGGTGCTCCTGAATGCCACTGTGGAGTCCACCAGTGCTGTCTGCCAAAGCAGGACTTCCTACATCCCTGAGGAGATCCACTGGGGCTACGAGTTCGTGCCTGTGGTTTCTCTGTCTCCAAATGGAAAGTACGTTGCAGATTTCAGTCAGTTTGAGAAGATTAGGAGAAGCACAGATTCTACTTTTTATAGTATGGACTCCGAGAAACAAAAACTAGAGGAGAAATACAGGCAGGAGGATCAAAGAGAGAGGGAACTGAGAACGATGTTGTTACAGCAGAGCAATGTTTGA